The proteins below are encoded in one region of Reichenbachiella sp. 5M10:
- a CDS encoding GxxExxY protein has protein sequence MKNRMSLMGSCLDAKLDVDMLVKRLLVVQIKAYQVFRNMRQRQLTRFVKCTVDFRRQFFGIVGTRHGCQLSPQPLMDGLTQVSS, from the coding sequence ATGAAAAATCGCATGTCCCTTATGGGATCCTGCCTTGATGCAAAGCTTGATGTTGACATGCTCGTCAAAAGACTTCTCGTCGTTCAAATCAAAGCCTACCAAGTCTTCCGAAATATGCGCCAGAGACAACTTACTCGATTCGTCAAATGCACCGTTGATTTTAGACGCCAGTTTTTTGGTATTGTAGGCACTCGTCATGGTTGCCAACTCAGCCCCCAACCCTTGATGGATGGTCTGACTCAAGTGAGTAGCTAG
- the moaA gene encoding GTP 3',8-cyclase MoaA has protein sequence MSASSQTRLTDQWGRQMDYLRIAVTDRCNLRCFYCMPAEGIQYLPKKELLTYEEILRLTRLSAELGVTKVRITGGEPFLRKDLTSLLHNIKNTEGIQSLNLTTNGVLTLPYLDELQEIGIDHVNLSLDSLDRDNFRRITRRDEYDRVLDTLHGLIHRGIKTKINMVVMQGKNTHEIIDMAALTREHDISVRFIEEMPFNGSTDMQNTWTATQILQELSTRFGTLTPIVTDANAPSTDYLIDDHLGKVGIIAAFSRSFCGTCNRLRLTATGSIKNCLYDEGVLDIKNLIRSGYSDEQLKNALVSTVKHKEKNGFLAEAKRKKGGQITESMSTIGG, from the coding sequence ATGTCAGCTAGCAGCCAAACAAGACTCACCGATCAATGGGGCAGACAAATGGACTACCTCCGCATCGCTGTGACCGATCGTTGCAATCTTCGCTGCTTCTACTGTATGCCAGCAGAGGGGATACAGTACCTTCCCAAAAAGGAACTTTTGACCTACGAAGAGATTCTAAGGCTCACACGACTCTCTGCGGAACTTGGAGTGACCAAAGTACGCATTACTGGAGGAGAACCATTTCTCCGAAAGGATCTCACAAGCCTACTCCACAACATCAAAAACACCGAAGGGATCCAATCTCTCAACCTCACTACCAATGGGGTATTGACTCTTCCTTACCTCGACGAATTACAAGAAATTGGTATAGATCACGTCAACTTAAGTCTTGACAGTTTAGACAGAGATAACTTTCGTCGAATCACGAGACGTGACGAATACGATCGTGTGCTTGACACCCTCCATGGTCTCATCCACCGGGGAATCAAAACCAAAATCAACATGGTCGTGATGCAAGGCAAAAACACGCACGAAATCATAGACATGGCAGCACTGACTCGTGAGCATGACATCAGTGTACGATTCATTGAGGAGATGCCCTTCAACGGATCAACCGACATGCAGAACACCTGGACGGCCACACAAATCCTACAAGAACTCAGTACTCGTTTTGGTACACTGACCCCCATCGTCACTGATGCCAATGCCCCCTCTACAGACTACCTCATCGACGACCATCTTGGCAAAGTAGGTATCATTGCTGCATTTAGCCGCTCCTTTTGTGGGACTTGCAACCGTCTAAGATTGACCGCTACTGGCTCCATCAAAAACTGTCTCTACGATGAGGGAGTGTTGGACATCAAAAACTTGATACGCAGTGGCTATTCGGACGAACAGTTAAAAAACGCCCTAGTATCAACTGTCAAGCATAAGGAAAAAAATGGATTTTTGGCAGAAGCCAAAAGAAAAAAGGGCGGACAAATCACCGAATCTATGTCGACGATTGGAGGTTGA
- the moaD gene encoding molybdopterin converting factor subunit 1 produces MRVSVLAFGIARDILGTRTLDLDLATGQTVGTVVAELMQRYNDLAKLSSMLVAVNESYVPDDYVVKEGDELAIIPPVSGG; encoded by the coding sequence ATGAGAGTAAGTGTTTTGGCTTTTGGGATCGCTCGGGATATACTCGGGACACGTACGCTGGATCTAGATCTAGCCACGGGACAGACCGTAGGGACTGTAGTGGCTGAGTTGATGCAGCGCTACAATGATTTAGCCAAATTGTCGTCCATGCTAGTGGCGGTCAATGAAAGTTATGTACCGGACGATTATGTCGTCAAAGAAGGGGATGAACTGGCGATTATACCACCAGTAAGTGGAGGGTGA
- a CDS encoding molybdenum cofactor biosynthesis protein MoaE: MIQITAQKIDVAWLMEQVEDDQAGAIDVFVGTTRNNTDGKKVVKLDFEAYEPMALKELQKIVDRASSRWSILKYAVVHRVGVVEIGDKAVAIAVSTPHREDAFLACKFIIDELKKTVPIWKREVFEDGDVWVAAHP, translated from the coding sequence ATGATTCAAATTACAGCGCAGAAAATAGATGTGGCTTGGCTCATGGAGCAAGTGGAGGATGACCAAGCAGGGGCAATCGACGTGTTTGTGGGTACAACCCGCAACAATACCGATGGAAAGAAGGTTGTCAAGTTGGATTTTGAAGCCTATGAACCGATGGCTCTCAAAGAACTACAAAAGATTGTAGACCGTGCTTCGTCACGATGGTCTATCCTTAAATATGCGGTGGTACATCGTGTAGGGGTCGTGGAGATAGGAGACAAAGCAGTGGCAATCGCTGTATCTACGCCTCACCGTGAGGATGCTTTCCTTGCGTGCAAATTTATCATTGACGAACTCAAAAAGACGGTTCCCATCTGGAAAAGAGAGGTGTTTGAAGATGGTGATGTTTGGGTTGCCGCACACCCTTGA
- a CDS encoding NTP transferase domain-containing protein, whose amino-acid sequence MSKKHQKHAKITKPKLGVYARTELSLLGTPCGAIKNIVAHLHHVLSPTSNIAYVDADHHNADEETPLAKSNLSTGNQLAFTDKIGYHQIETLALLNPWTQKEIFKDQDLVLVNGNHFEAACQILIIDSRKSLEKKLHKLTDVRAIIFQKGEHVIPDYLLKHNPNLPNLPAFDVENLTALAEWVKNFVAQNSPVLHGLVLSGGKSERMQRDKSLIDYHGKSQKQHMYQLLHPYTDKTYYAIREDQAADTESIQDSFTGLGPYGAILSAFREHPDAAWLVTACDQPFLTEEIIQQLITRRNTSKVATAFYNPDTDFPEPLVTIWEPKAYTYMLAFLAQGYSCPRKVLINTDIELVHLKDASVLRNVNTPEEYQQAIHELK is encoded by the coding sequence ATGAGTAAAAAACATCAAAAACACGCCAAAATCACCAAACCTAAGCTAGGTGTATATGCAAGAACCGAACTATCGCTCCTAGGCACCCCCTGTGGAGCAATAAAAAATATCGTAGCGCACCTCCACCACGTACTCTCTCCAACATCAAACATCGCCTATGTCGATGCAGATCACCACAATGCCGACGAAGAGACTCCTCTCGCTAAGAGCAACTTGTCTACTGGCAATCAATTGGCATTCACAGACAAAATAGGCTACCACCAAATCGAAACCCTCGCTCTACTTAACCCTTGGACACAGAAAGAAATCTTCAAAGACCAAGACCTAGTTCTAGTGAACGGCAACCACTTCGAGGCAGCCTGTCAAATTCTCATCATTGATTCACGCAAGTCCCTCGAAAAAAAACTCCACAAACTGACAGACGTCCGTGCCATCATATTTCAAAAAGGAGAACACGTCATCCCAGATTACCTACTCAAACACAACCCTAACCTTCCAAACCTTCCTGCTTTTGATGTGGAGAACCTTACAGCTTTGGCAGAATGGGTCAAAAATTTTGTAGCCCAAAACAGCCCCGTATTGCATGGTTTGGTACTATCAGGGGGCAAAAGCGAACGTATGCAACGTGACAAAAGTCTCATTGACTATCACGGCAAGAGCCAAAAACAACACATGTACCAACTACTCCACCCGTACACCGACAAGACCTACTATGCCATCCGAGAAGACCAAGCGGCAGACACTGAAAGTATCCAAGACAGTTTTACGGGGTTAGGGCCATATGGGGCAATTTTATCGGCTTTTCGGGAGCATCCTGACGCAGCCTGGCTTGTGACAGCTTGTGATCAACCCTTCCTCACCGAAGAAATCATCCAGCAACTCATCACCCGAAGAAACACCTCCAAAGTCGCTACCGCCTTCTACAACCCAGACACGGACTTTCCAGAGCCTCTCGTTACGATATGGGAACCCAAAGCCTATACATACATGCTGGCTTTTTTGGCTCAGGGCTACTCTTGCCCAAGAAAAGTACTGATCAATACGGATATCGAATTGGTCCATTTAAAAGACGCCTCCGTCTTACGGAATGTAAATACGCCTGAAGAATACCAACAAGCCATCCATGAACTAAAATAA
- the moaC gene encoding cyclic pyranopterin monophosphate synthase MoaC, producing the protein MLKLTLLPLVIMDTKGLSHIDDHNAPAMVNVSEKQITLRTATARSIVTVSDEILSQIDDQGDIQSKKGSVFHTAIIAGTMAAKKTGELIPLCHPIGMDGCDLVIEIKNKEIVILCTCSVKAKTGIEMEALTGASVAALTIYDMCKALSHDIVIKETRLISKTGGKKDFQHHE; encoded by the coding sequence ATGCTAAAATTAACACTTCTCCCCCTTGTAATCATGGATACCAAAGGACTTTCGCACATCGATGACCACAACGCCCCTGCCATGGTCAATGTCTCCGAAAAACAAATCACCCTACGTACAGCCACCGCCAGATCGATCGTCACAGTATCTGATGAAATCCTATCTCAAATCGATGATCAAGGCGATATCCAGTCCAAAAAAGGCTCCGTGTTTCATACCGCCATCATCGCAGGTACTATGGCTGCAAAAAAAACCGGAGAACTCATCCCTCTCTGCCACCCGATTGGCATGGATGGCTGTGATCTTGTCATTGAGATTAAAAACAAAGAAATCGTCATCCTATGTACCTGCAGTGTAAAGGCCAAAACAGGGATCGAGATGGAAGCGCTAACAGGTGCTAGTGTCGCTGCGCTCACGATCTACGACATGTGCAAAGCCCTCTCTCACGACATAGTTATCAAAGAAACACGACTCATCTCCAAAACTGGGGGCAAAAAAGATTTTCAGCACCATGAGTAA
- a CDS encoding molybdopterin molybdotransferase MoeA, translating into MISVEEARNIIAVQAVQWGQESVPLSESLGRVLAQDVYADRDFPPFDRVTMDGVAIRYEDYQAGQREYEVIGTQYAGEEPMALVGSNLCIEIMTGAMLDRTGDVVIRYEDVEFVTLEGKKIARVQDEAAFQWKNVHRQGSDQYMGELLMKGGQPIHTGTLALLATVGCQRVEVHTYPRIAVISTGDELVEVGEEPKAYQIRKSNVVMIEAVLRHLGIECMTYHLTDNKEELRERLPGILKGFDVLLLSGGVSKGKADYLPEILEELGVEKKFHKVAQRPGKPFWYGIQEGVSVFAFPGNPISAMMCFEVYFLPWMRRLLGLGRDFPFATLTEEVTFKPDLGYFLQVTMKMVNGEMLAHPQGGNGSGDLANLGKSTGFLYLPAGQDIYPKGGRYVFVPFSPL; encoded by the coding sequence ATGATTAGTGTCGAAGAAGCTAGAAATATTATTGCTGTGCAAGCCGTGCAATGGGGGCAAGAGTCGGTTCCATTATCGGAAAGTTTGGGTAGAGTGCTGGCTCAGGATGTGTATGCTGATCGAGATTTTCCTCCATTTGATCGAGTGACGATGGATGGAGTTGCTATCCGTTATGAGGATTATCAAGCTGGGCAGCGGGAGTATGAGGTGATCGGTACGCAGTATGCTGGGGAAGAGCCGATGGCACTAGTGGGGAGCAACCTCTGTATAGAAATCATGACTGGTGCGATGTTGGATAGGACAGGTGATGTGGTCATTCGCTACGAAGATGTAGAGTTTGTCACCTTGGAGGGGAAGAAAATAGCCAGGGTCCAGGACGAAGCGGCTTTCCAATGGAAGAATGTACATCGTCAAGGAAGTGATCAGTATATGGGCGAACTTCTCATGAAGGGTGGCCAGCCAATTCATACAGGTACTCTAGCCCTATTGGCTACTGTCGGTTGTCAGCGAGTAGAGGTTCATACATATCCCAGAATAGCAGTGATTTCTACCGGAGACGAACTCGTAGAGGTGGGAGAAGAACCGAAAGCTTATCAAATACGGAAGTCCAATGTGGTGATGATAGAGGCGGTATTGAGACACTTGGGGATTGAGTGTATGACGTATCACCTCACCGATAACAAGGAGGAATTGAGGGAGCGGTTACCAGGGATTTTGAAGGGGTTCGATGTCCTATTATTGAGTGGAGGAGTATCTAAAGGCAAGGCAGATTACTTGCCAGAGATACTTGAGGAGTTAGGTGTGGAGAAGAAATTTCACAAGGTAGCGCAGAGGCCTGGTAAGCCATTTTGGTATGGAATACAGGAGGGAGTTTCGGTGTTTGCTTTTCCAGGCAATCCGATATCTGCGATGATGTGTTTCGAAGTGTATTTTCTGCCTTGGATGCGTCGATTACTGGGACTGGGGAGAGATTTTCCTTTTGCCACGCTGACTGAGGAGGTGACATTCAAACCTGATTTGGGGTATTTTCTACAAGTGACGATGAAGATGGTCAATGGAGAAATGTTGGCTCATCCTCAAGGAGGAAATGGGTCAGGTGACTTGGCCAATTTAGGCAAGAGCACCGGGTTTCTATATTTGCCAGCAGGTCAAGATATTTACCCAAAGGGGGGACGATATGTTTTTGTTCCTTTTAGTCCGCTTTAG
- a CDS encoding FMN-binding glutamate synthase family protein, translating to MRRQFIAFSILSLVAVGITYYLYWPPILWSLIVILPLILQGIYDLFQHKHTLRRNFPVLGVGRYLMEDLRPKIYQYFIESETDGTPINRMFRSIVYQRAKGALSTNPFGTKINVYQTGYEWANHSIMALNHEDLDPHPRTLVGGPDCKQPYSASIFNISAMSFGALSKNAILALNGGASKGGFAHNTGEGSISSYHLKYGGDLIWQIGTGHFGCRNEDGSFNGEKFREKALLNNVKMIEIKLSQGAKPGHGGILPAEKNTPEIAEIRGVEPYTRVDSPPTHKEFTNVEEMMFFIQKLRDLSDGKPIGFKLCVGNKLEFTDICIAMQNTGIKPDFITVDGGEGGTGAAPLEFSNSIGMPLRDGLAFVHDALQGYDLRKDIKLFASGKILTGFHMFRLFALGADACYSARGMMLSLGCIQALECHSNNCPTGIATQKNHLIKGLDVEDKINRTAKFHSETVKSFVEFMGATGVNSTHKIKRHHVYRRVSQDKIKTYAEIYPQVKIGEFV from the coding sequence ATGAGAAGACAGTTTATCGCTTTTTCTATTTTATCGCTTGTAGCCGTAGGCATTACCTATTATTTGTATTGGCCTCCAATCCTTTGGTCGTTGATAGTGATCCTCCCACTGATCCTCCAAGGCATCTACGATTTGTTTCAACACAAACACACTTTGAGAAGAAATTTCCCCGTCTTAGGTGTTGGGCGTTATTTGATGGAAGACCTTCGTCCCAAAATCTACCAATACTTCATTGAATCAGAAACAGACGGTACACCTATCAATAGGATGTTTCGATCGATCGTCTACCAGCGAGCCAAGGGAGCACTCTCTACCAACCCTTTTGGGACCAAAATCAACGTATACCAAACAGGATACGAATGGGCCAATCACTCCATCATGGCTCTCAATCACGAAGACTTAGATCCACACCCACGTACACTCGTGGGTGGACCAGATTGCAAACAACCATACAGTGCGAGTATATTCAACATCTCGGCAATGAGCTTTGGTGCATTGAGTAAAAACGCCATCTTGGCCCTCAATGGAGGAGCAAGCAAAGGAGGGTTCGCGCACAACACAGGCGAGGGCAGCATCAGCTCCTACCACCTCAAGTATGGTGGAGATCTCATCTGGCAGATTGGCACAGGGCATTTTGGTTGCCGCAACGAAGACGGTTCGTTCAACGGAGAGAAATTCAGAGAAAAAGCTCTCCTCAACAATGTCAAGATGATTGAAATCAAGCTATCCCAAGGTGCCAAACCCGGACATGGAGGTATACTCCCTGCTGAAAAAAACACCCCGGAGATTGCAGAGATACGAGGTGTAGAGCCCTACACTCGAGTCGACTCCCCTCCTACACACAAGGAATTCACCAATGTAGAAGAAATGATGTTCTTCATCCAAAAACTACGAGACTTGTCTGATGGCAAACCCATAGGCTTCAAACTTTGCGTCGGCAACAAACTAGAGTTTACAGACATCTGCATCGCCATGCAAAACACAGGCATCAAACCAGATTTCATCACAGTCGATGGCGGAGAAGGAGGCACAGGAGCGGCCCCACTAGAATTTTCTAACAGCATTGGGATGCCATTGCGAGATGGGTTGGCATTTGTACATGACGCACTACAAGGATACGATCTCCGCAAAGACATCAAGCTCTTTGCATCAGGCAAGATACTGACAGGATTCCACATGTTTAGGTTGTTTGCACTCGGAGCAGATGCGTGCTACAGTGCACGAGGCATGATGCTCTCACTAGGCTGTATTCAGGCCCTTGAGTGCCACAGCAACAATTGCCCAACGGGTATTGCTACTCAGAAAAACCACTTGATCAAAGGACTAGATGTAGAAGACAAAATCAACCGTACAGCCAAGTTTCATAGCGAGACAGTCAAGAGTTTTGTCGAATTCATGGGGGCAACAGGTGTCAACTCAACGCATAAAATCAAAAGACACCATGTCTATCGACGTGTCTCTCAAGATAAAATCAAAACTTACGCTGAGATTTACCCTCAAGTCAAGATAGGTGAATTTGTTTGA
- a CDS encoding RNA polymerase sigma factor encodes MKETNHHRELHFELIEGVRRQERSAQHRIYQLYAKAMLNTSYRIVYDLAEAEDVVQEAFVKAFSGIDQFRGDASFGSWLKRIVVNGALNVLKKRKELYGTNEIEEDLAEETSEVWDGLSLEQIKAAIAQLPDGFRVVFSLYLLEGYDHKEIAQILDVTESTSKSQYKRAKDKLREILKTMYNYER; translated from the coding sequence TTGAAGGAAACTAATCATCATAGGGAGCTCCATTTTGAACTGATAGAAGGTGTGCGTAGACAAGAGCGGTCAGCGCAACATCGGATCTATCAGCTGTATGCCAAAGCCATGCTCAATACAAGCTACCGTATTGTCTATGATCTTGCTGAGGCAGAAGATGTGGTGCAGGAGGCTTTCGTCAAGGCATTCAGTGGTATAGATCAATTCAGAGGAGATGCTTCGTTTGGTTCATGGCTCAAACGGATTGTTGTAAATGGGGCACTCAATGTCCTCAAAAAGCGAAAGGAATTGTACGGTACGAATGAAATCGAGGAGGATTTGGCTGAGGAGACATCAGAGGTATGGGATGGTCTCAGTTTGGAACAGATCAAAGCAGCGATAGCTCAACTGCCTGATGGGTTTCGAGTGGTGTTTTCTTTGTACTTGCTCGAAGGCTATGATCACAAGGAAATTGCTCAAATATTGGATGTGACCGAGTCAACGAGCAAGTCACAGTATAAACGTGCCAAAGACAAATTGAGAGAAATACTAAAAACGATGTACAACTATGAAAGATAG
- a CDS encoding cell division ATP-binding protein FtsE → MEIDSRPVVEVSEADIKQENHTVLSGINFKIEKGEFVYLIGRTGSGKSSLMKTLYADLGFDTGAIEVAGHNLSKIKANKVPYLRRKIGIIFQDFQLFPDRTVTENLIFVMKATGWKDRIKMKGRLAEVLMRVGLGAAADKMPHQLSGGEQQRVVIARALLNEPVILFADEPTGNLDPEVSSGIFKLFTEINRSGTAIMMATHNHKFIDDHPARILKCEEGKLLDSAKDEFNWNSHY, encoded by the coding sequence ATGGAAATAGATAGTCGCCCGGTAGTAGAAGTCAGTGAAGCTGACATCAAACAAGAAAACCACACAGTACTCAGCGGCATCAATTTCAAAATAGAAAAAGGAGAATTCGTCTACCTCATTGGCCGTACTGGTAGTGGCAAGTCATCGCTCATGAAAACTCTCTATGCTGACCTTGGGTTCGATACGGGGGCAATCGAAGTAGCGGGACACAACCTCTCTAAAATCAAAGCCAACAAAGTCCCCTACCTGCGTAGAAAAATCGGAATCATCTTTCAAGACTTTCAATTGTTTCCTGATCGTACGGTTACCGAAAACTTGATCTTTGTCATGAAGGCAACTGGCTGGAAAGACCGCATCAAAATGAAAGGAAGGTTGGCCGAAGTACTCATGCGCGTAGGACTAGGCGCCGCTGCAGACAAGATGCCACACCAGCTATCAGGAGGAGAACAACAGCGTGTCGTCATCGCCCGTGCGCTACTCAACGAACCAGTCATACTCTTTGCTGATGAGCCTACAGGCAACCTGGATCCCGAGGTATCCAGTGGGATTTTCAAGTTGTTTACCGAGATCAACCGAAGTGGCACAGCCATCATGATGGCTACTCACAACCACAAATTCATCGATGATCATCCAGCACGTATACTCAAATGTGAAGAAGGCAAACTACTCGACTCAGCCAAGGATGAGTTCAACTGGAACAGCCACTACTAA
- a CDS encoding fructose-6-phosphate aldolase, with product MHIIKIKGKAKIPDYIQLRDEDFVLIAYFRADRPLKKLEKYGLEGKEEQLKQIIDTLAYGKIQLLNL from the coding sequence ATGCACATCATCAAAATCAAAGGCAAGGCAAAAATTCCGGATTATATCCAACTCAGGGATGAAGATTTTGTACTAATTGCCTATTTTCGTGCAGATCGCCCACTCAAAAAACTTGAAAAATACGGTCTAGAAGGCAAGGAGGAGCAATTGAAGCAGATCATAGACACCCTTGCCTACGGAAAGATTCAACTTTTAAACCTCTAA
- a CDS encoding sugar phosphate nucleotidyltransferase — protein sequence MKPTLLILAAGRGSRFGGAKQVFPMGPHGETIMEYSIYDALNHGFGQVVLVINKDVEEDTMNLVHKMAGVKEKISYAYQDLHTSMIPAEIQAKRLKPWGTAHAIMSAETLINGSFAMINADDFYGAAAYRTMADYLSTHQQDDQYSMVGYDLENTLSLNGTVSRGISIGDAAGKLSSITETHGIYAKEGKIYCQGKDGQEAEITEGYASMNFWGFQNNLFEEMNQQFQVFLQQTKDLSKDEFQIPTVIDQMIKKNMIQVDLLHSDAKWFGVTYKEDKDHAAASIQQSVKAGDYPSPLWG from the coding sequence ATGAAACCCACTTTGCTCATATTGGCAGCCGGTAGAGGCAGCAGATTTGGTGGAGCCAAACAGGTATTCCCTATGGGGCCACATGGTGAAACCATCATGGAATACAGCATATACGATGCACTCAACCATGGCTTTGGCCAAGTCGTACTCGTCATCAACAAAGACGTGGAAGAAGACACCATGAACCTCGTCCACAAAATGGCGGGGGTCAAGGAAAAAATATCCTATGCCTACCAAGACTTGCACACCAGTATGATACCTGCCGAGATACAAGCCAAACGACTCAAACCTTGGGGCACTGCTCATGCCATCATGAGTGCAGAGACACTCATAAACGGTAGCTTCGCAATGATCAATGCCGACGATTTCTATGGCGCTGCAGCCTATCGCACCATGGCAGACTATCTCTCCACTCATCAGCAAGATGACCAATACAGCATGGTAGGCTATGATCTAGAAAACACCCTCTCACTCAACGGCACAGTATCTCGTGGCATATCTATCGGTGATGCAGCGGGCAAACTTAGTTCCATCACAGAGACGCACGGCATCTATGCCAAAGAAGGTAAAATATACTGTCAAGGAAAAGATGGACAAGAAGCAGAAATCACCGAAGGATACGCTTCCATGAACTTCTGGGGCTTCCAAAACAACCTGTTTGAGGAAATGAACCAACAGTTTCAAGTATTCTTGCAACAAACTAAGGACCTCTCCAAAGACGAATTTCAAATCCCTACGGTCATCGATCAAATGATCAAAAAAAACATGATCCAAGTCGATTTGTTGCATTCGGACGCCAAGTGGTTTGGTGTCACATACAAAGAAGACAAGGACCACGCTGCTGCATCGATCCAGCAATCTGTCAAAGCAGGAGATTACCCTTCCCCTCTTTGGGGTTGA
- a CDS encoding acylphosphatase encodes MEIGKSIIVKGKVQGVFFRASTYEVAERLGLTGWVMNRPDGSVEIEAHGDVADLAELVVWCGTGSEFSHVEEVVASDLLYEPSYDTFEIRY; translated from the coding sequence ATGGAAATAGGGAAATCAATCATCGTCAAAGGCAAAGTGCAAGGGGTGTTTTTTAGAGCCTCTACATACGAAGTAGCTGAGCGACTCGGCCTGACAGGATGGGTCATGAATCGACCAGACGGCAGTGTAGAGATTGAAGCTCACGGTGACGTTGCTGATTTGGCAGAGTTGGTGGTTTGGTGCGGGACGGGCTCAGAGTTTTCGCATGTGGAGGAGGTAGTGGCAAGTGATTTGCTATACGAACCATCCTACGATACCTTCGAGATTCGCTACTAG